A genomic stretch from Chitinophaga agri includes:
- a CDS encoding sigma-70 family RNA polymerase sigma factor, translating into MRHANTNDLHTADDNVTYEAIFQNHAKALWAEAYRLLNDSQEAKDMVQELIIEIWEKRSLANVQTNVRSYLFQSLRYKCYRHIKTKDSEENKKNAWSFFQDFVTKAESGLEREELKRSISAAIQTLPLQSSNIFTQVYIEGKKRKEVALDMGLSINTVNVHIHTACKKLQEKLKKIL; encoded by the coding sequence ATGCGTCATGCGAATACTAACGATCTGCATACGGCAGACGATAATGTCACATACGAAGCTATATTCCAAAACCATGCAAAGGCTCTCTGGGCCGAAGCTTACAGATTATTAAACGATAGTCAGGAAGCAAAAGACATGGTGCAGGAACTCATTATTGAAATATGGGAGAAACGCTCCCTCGCTAACGTACAAACGAACGTACGGTCCTACCTGTTCCAATCTCTTCGATACAAATGCTACAGGCATATCAAAACAAAAGACTCCGAAGAGAATAAGAAAAATGCATGGTCCTTCTTTCAGGATTTTGTGACCAAGGCAGAAAGCGGACTGGAAAGAGAAGAACTGAAACGTTCCATATCAGCGGCCATCCAAACATTGCCGCTCCAGTCCTCCAATATCTTTACGCAGGTATATATTGAAGGTAAAAAAAGAAAAGAAGTCGCCCTCGATATGGGCTTGTCCATCAATACAGTGAATGTGCACATCCATACAGCCTGTAAGAAATTACAGGAAAAATTAAAAAAGATCCTGTAA
- a CDS encoding RagB/SusD family nutrient uptake outer membrane protein — protein MRNHIFRLLIGILLSGCTEKLDVKPDESQLIPESIADFQALLDNVEYVNYNMPSYSEAGADNYYITAVRFNALPTNGLREGYVWGDHVFPQGDFVADWSQTYSLVTFSNLVLEGINGISEGRETAAYRNLRGSALFIRSLSFYGLAGLFCKTYDSLTAAVDLGVPLRTTSDINTIFKRASLKETYDLLLHDLKMAIHDLPLTTTYKTRPSKVAAYGLLSRIYLSLRDYDNALKYADSALLIDNHLLDYNTLDGTSAFPFPAFNEEVLLHHAMISSPLIRINSSMVDTTLLAEYEEYDLRKTLFFRPLAGGGTLFRGTYTGAVEFFSGIAVDEIYLNRAECFARKGDITNAMKDLNTLLVTRWKTGTYVNKTAQDPEDALRQVLAERRKELLFRGLRFSDLRRLNREPRFAKTLIRTVNGRVYQLPPGDPRYVYLIPDDEIQISGIQQNIR, from the coding sequence ATGCGCAATCACATATTTCGCCTGTTAATCGGTATTTTGTTAAGTGGATGTACGGAGAAGCTGGATGTAAAACCAGATGAGTCCCAACTTATACCAGAGAGTATTGCAGATTTTCAGGCGCTGTTAGATAATGTAGAATATGTAAATTATAATATGCCGTCGTATAGTGAAGCGGGTGCAGATAATTATTATATAACAGCGGTGCGTTTTAATGCTCTTCCAACAAATGGATTAAGAGAGGGCTATGTTTGGGGGGATCATGTTTTTCCGCAAGGAGATTTTGTTGCTGACTGGTCACAAACTTATTCCCTGGTGACCTTTAGCAATCTGGTATTGGAAGGTATCAACGGGATATCTGAAGGCAGAGAGACAGCTGCTTATAGAAACCTGCGTGGTAGTGCATTGTTTATAAGGAGTCTGTCATTTTATGGACTTGCGGGTTTGTTTTGTAAAACGTATGATAGTCTGACAGCAGCAGTGGATTTAGGGGTGCCTTTGAGAACCACATCGGATATAAACACCATTTTTAAAAGGGCGAGTCTGAAGGAAACTTATGATTTACTTTTACATGATCTCAAAATGGCCATACATGATCTGCCACTAACAACTACTTATAAAACAAGGCCATCAAAAGTGGCAGCGTATGGGCTTTTGTCCAGAATATACCTTAGCCTGAGAGACTATGATAATGCGTTAAAATACGCCGATAGTGCGTTACTTATTGACAATCATTTATTGGATTACAATACCCTTGATGGAACTTCTGCCTTTCCGTTTCCTGCTTTTAATGAGGAAGTACTATTACATCATGCGATGATTTCCAGCCCATTGATCAGAATTAACAGCAGTATGGTTGATACTACGTTGCTAGCGGAATATGAGGAATACGATCTGCGGAAAACGCTGTTTTTCAGGCCCCTGGCAGGAGGGGGTACACTGTTCAGGGGTACCTATACAGGAGCCGTGGAGTTTTTTTCGGGAATTGCGGTTGATGAAATTTACCTTAATAGAGCCGAATGTTTTGCAAGAAAAGGTGACATTACCAATGCCATGAAAGATTTGAATACATTATTAGTAACGAGATGGAAGACAGGAACCTATGTGAATAAGACTGCGCAGGACCCGGAGGACGCATTGCGCCAGGTGCTGGCAGAAAGAAGAAAAGAGCTACTATTCAGAGGGCTGCGATTCTCGGATTTACGCCGTTTGAATAGAGAACCCCGCTTTGCGAAAACACTTATTCGTACAGTTAATGGTAGAGTATATCAATTACCTCCCGGAGACCCGAGGTATGTATATCTAATTCCCGATGATGAGATACAAATCAGCGGAATACAACAAAATATCAGATAA
- a CDS encoding FecR family protein: MSESNDIYELLLMKLTGSLDRNQEAEVDALIKKDPSVADVWKNLQDFFQNNEQRRKDFESMSANDIMQGVMERREYYKTKPFPLRKLLLAAAAVAGLGAFMIYFVSKTNHPSKVLAGHHKDVPLKSVYLQLENGEIFDLSGNETHYNTEDEKVTLNINNNTLTFNADRNNSGLNKLVVPHGKAYAVKLADGSEIHMNAGSTLTFPFGFNGDAREISLTGEAYVKVATAAGQPFTVHTPAATIQVLGTEFNVNAYHADNAAVSLVQGAVKVSAGKQEVVLKPGVQADYTSQNGINTRPFDKNNVLSWLEGKYSFNETPLRDIIPILERLYDVKIVPDNPGVADKTFTGQLTKAEGIGPFLKMLKVIRVADYYYNNDTIHIQ; the protein is encoded by the coding sequence ATGAGCGAAAGCAACGACATATACGAGTTATTACTGATGAAGCTTACAGGCAGCCTGGATAGGAACCAGGAAGCCGAAGTTGACGCTTTGATCAAAAAAGACCCTTCCGTGGCAGACGTCTGGAAAAATCTACAGGATTTCTTCCAGAACAACGAACAGCGCAGGAAAGACTTTGAAAGCATGTCCGCCAATGATATCATGCAAGGTGTGATGGAAAGAAGGGAGTATTATAAAACCAAACCGTTCCCGCTCAGAAAACTGCTGCTTGCCGCTGCCGCAGTCGCAGGCCTGGGAGCATTTATGATATACTTTGTCTCAAAAACCAACCATCCCTCTAAAGTCCTGGCCGGCCATCATAAGGATGTTCCGTTAAAAAGTGTCTACCTTCAGCTCGAGAATGGTGAGATATTCGATCTCTCCGGCAATGAAACACATTACAACACAGAAGATGAGAAAGTCACACTCAATATCAATAATAACACACTGACTTTCAATGCCGACAGGAATAACAGCGGACTAAATAAACTGGTCGTACCCCACGGTAAAGCCTACGCTGTCAAACTCGCCGATGGCTCCGAAATCCATATGAATGCAGGGAGTACCCTCACATTCCCCTTTGGATTCAATGGCGACGCACGCGAGATCAGCCTTACCGGAGAGGCATACGTTAAAGTAGCCACAGCAGCCGGACAACCATTTACAGTACACACTCCGGCAGCTACCATACAGGTACTGGGTACCGAATTCAATGTCAATGCCTACCACGCTGATAACGCAGCAGTTTCCCTTGTTCAGGGTGCCGTAAAAGTATCAGCTGGTAAACAGGAAGTAGTACTCAAACCAGGTGTTCAGGCAGATTATACTAGTCAAAACGGCATCAATACGCGCCCATTTGATAAAAACAACGTACTTTCATGGCTCGAAGGGAAATATTCGTTCAACGAAACCCCTCTGAGAGACATCATTCCCATACTGGAAAGATTGTACGATGTCAAAATAGTTCCTGACAATCCTGGCGTTGCAGATAAGACTTTCACCGGGCAATTGACTAAAGCCGAAGGGATCGGACCATTCCTGAAGATGCTGAAAGTGATCCGTGTTGCAGATTATTACTACAATAATGATACTATACATATTCAATAG
- a CDS encoding TlpA family protein disulfide reductase has product MFRYVLFLSFFFVSSLLLAQDRETFHGAKTAFRPLSIGDTVPDFRLYHLLNYQQKEVTLATFRGKAIIIDFWATFCQPCIAHFPELQSIQARYQQDLQIITVTNDSLNKVIKLFDNIRYQGLKLITVTNGGDQLNDSLFYAFAHQYIPHYIWIDKAGAVKAITGKESLTDGNVATLINGGDFLNASARKKDTMIREHPAMFAYQETGIAEKMMLNDSISGLLAYSMLTGYNRNYAPSSAIDCFGIYAERRMRLWNLPLSTMLRFAYGKISTDPREQELISMPRTFFNVRDPDILRKLTVNFEAPPDSTEDMYCYDLIIAGKGIRLLQERMKKDLYSYFGVKAVPVRKKVACYVLEIKDSMLIKTKGGDAAKDGNIYYLKLKNMPFSKLVDHIRSYNEGSKSGFYRGIESGIIEDHTGFSSPIDISISARMNDIPALKVALEKYGINLRESEQMVETYLFEN; this is encoded by the coding sequence ATGTTCAGATATGTTTTGTTTTTATCATTTTTTTTTGTGTCCTCCTTGCTGCTGGCGCAGGATAGGGAAACTTTTCATGGGGCGAAGACCGCATTTCGTCCATTAAGTATTGGTGATACGGTACCTGACTTCAGGCTGTATCATTTGCTAAATTACCAGCAGAAAGAGGTTACTCTTGCTACATTCAGAGGTAAAGCGATTATTATTGATTTCTGGGCTACATTTTGTCAGCCGTGTATTGCCCATTTTCCGGAATTGCAGTCTATTCAGGCCCGATACCAACAGGACTTGCAGATTATTACCGTAACTAATGATAGTCTGAATAAGGTTATAAAATTGTTTGATAATATTCGTTATCAGGGACTAAAGCTGATAACTGTGACAAATGGCGGTGATCAGCTCAATGATAGCTTATTTTATGCCTTTGCACATCAGTACATCCCGCATTATATCTGGATTGATAAAGCAGGTGCTGTTAAGGCTATTACCGGCAAAGAGTCATTGACCGATGGCAATGTAGCAACACTCATTAACGGGGGAGATTTTTTAAATGCCAGTGCCCGGAAGAAGGATACTATGATACGTGAGCATCCTGCGATGTTTGCTTATCAGGAAACAGGCATTGCAGAGAAAATGATGCTGAATGATTCAATATCCGGATTGTTAGCGTATTCGATGTTAACCGGCTATAATCGAAACTACGCTCCCAGTTCTGCAATTGATTGTTTCGGTATATATGCGGAAAGACGGATGCGTCTTTGGAATTTACCATTAAGCACTATGTTGCGTTTTGCATACGGAAAAATAAGTACAGATCCGAGGGAACAGGAATTAATATCCATGCCCAGAACCTTTTTTAATGTCAGAGATCCCGATATTCTCCGGAAGTTAACAGTCAATTTTGAAGCGCCTCCTGATAGTACGGAAGACATGTATTGCTATGATCTGATTATTGCTGGTAAGGGAATACGTCTGTTACAGGAGAGAATGAAAAAAGATCTATATAGCTATTTTGGTGTTAAGGCCGTTCCGGTTAGGAAAAAAGTTGCCTGTTATGTGCTGGAGATAAAAGACAGCATGCTAATTAAAACAAAAGGTGGAGACGCTGCGAAAGATGGTAACATATATTATCTGAAATTAAAAAACATGCCCTTCAGCAAATTGGTAGATCATATAAGATCTTACAACGAAGGGAGTAAGTCCGGTTTTTATCGAGGTATTGAGTCTGGCATTATCGAAGATCATACCGGTTTTTCTTCACCAATAGATATAAGCATTTCAGCCAGAATGAATGACATTCCGGCATTAAAAGTGGCTTTGGAGAAATATGGCATCAATTTACGAGAATCTGAACAAATGGTAGAAACGTATTTGTTTGAAAATTGA
- a CDS encoding SusC/RagA family TonB-linked outer membrane protein codes for MQSQDKSSQQQVSLQYDNIRLVDLFNIISRQTGYTFFYNNQSVNDQVKVNIHQDNITLEQVLERVLGTRGYGWELISGRIGVFKKEQAEKSEKKEHKDDLHTFSGIISMPDGTPLPGASISVVNGAAITRTNESGLFSFQVAAKDTVIRISYTGFKTEEVNVRTGAALHVTLQPLVTDLALVAVRSTGYQKIPRERATGSFAQVSNELLNRRTGPTILERLEGVANGVMFPNKDIPPYSNEAYVSVRGRSTILANAQPLIVVDNFPYVGDINLLNPNDVDNITILKDAAAASIWGAFSGNGVIVITTKKGKLRQPFKVQANMNLTVGAKPDLYYNKAFLPSPAFIDVEKYLFDKGFYDDDLTNNYSYPVVSPVVELLDKKRNGVISAADADAQINQLKQFDVRKDYEKYLYRNSVNQQYAVNMSAGGEHSGYMLSVGYDRNLSNKVGAATDRFTISNYSTFNFWDRAELSTGVSFVMNKYDVGYYDALIPNGGKSAYYPYARLADEQGKALDVQKDFRYSFISNLREEGLLDWTYRPLDEVRFADNIQRSYHIRLNPGLKVRIIKGLDAELRYQFEKQLSRKEEYYSIQTYATRNMINLFTQVVDGVVTHPVPVGGILQKNNGEVTGNNYRAQLNFNRDFGLRHSVSALAGLEQREIVTESSDQILYGYSKNTKTYSSALDYSRYYDAYMYLGPGGYIAPSGPLSRYNNEYISYYGNAAYTLNGKYILSGSARMDQSNIWGVNFNQKGVPLWSAGVSWDLSREQFYKWNLFPLLKLRATYGYNGNLDPTLFGKFVVSYLQNNTQVGLPAATIVSYPNPNLRWERSAMLNTGIDFEVRNGMLHGSIEYYRKKGTDLIGEQLMPLQSGVGIMKLNSADMKGGGVDVVLTTVNMNRQLGWVTDFLFSYNWDRITSYKFAVPLYTLPGTADGTGSRLFPNIGRPVYGVYSYRWAGLSAENGDPTGYLDGKISDEYDKILASNTDIIYNGPARPVIFGALRNTVSFKGITLSLNVTYKMGYYFRRSGISYSSLFYNWVGHQELFSRWQQPGDEKRTNVPSMIYPVNASRDRFYEYSEARVEKGDHIRLQDVRIAYSLNSARMKKAGTADIQLYLYANNLGLIWKANNAGLDPDFVVGYTAPRTVAIGCKVEF; via the coding sequence GTGCAATCCCAGGACAAAAGCAGCCAGCAGCAGGTTTCCCTGCAATATGACAATATCAGACTTGTTGATCTTTTCAATATCATTTCGCGTCAGACAGGGTATACTTTCTTCTACAATAATCAGTCTGTTAATGATCAGGTCAAAGTAAACATACACCAGGACAATATTACGCTTGAACAGGTATTGGAAAGGGTGTTGGGAACCCGCGGCTATGGATGGGAACTGATTTCCGGAAGAATAGGCGTATTTAAAAAGGAGCAGGCAGAGAAGTCGGAGAAAAAAGAACATAAGGATGATCTGCATACTTTTAGTGGTATCATCAGTATGCCGGATGGAACGCCACTGCCCGGCGCCAGCATCAGTGTGGTGAACGGCGCTGCTATCACGAGGACGAATGAGTCGGGATTGTTCTCATTTCAGGTAGCTGCGAAGGATACGGTGATCAGGATCAGTTATACAGGGTTTAAAACAGAGGAGGTCAATGTGAGAACCGGTGCGGCATTGCATGTTACATTACAACCACTGGTAACAGATCTGGCTCTAGTAGCCGTGAGAAGCACCGGTTATCAGAAGATCCCACGGGAAAGGGCAACCGGCTCTTTTGCACAGGTGAGCAATGAATTACTGAACCGCCGGACAGGGCCTACCATACTTGAAAGACTGGAAGGAGTGGCCAACGGTGTTATGTTTCCCAATAAGGATATTCCTCCCTATTCTAATGAAGCATATGTCTCAGTACGTGGCAGAAGCACTATCCTTGCTAATGCACAGCCGTTGATCGTCGTTGACAATTTTCCTTACGTTGGTGATATCAATCTCCTGAACCCTAATGACGTGGATAATATCACCATATTAAAAGATGCTGCCGCTGCATCGATATGGGGCGCGTTTTCGGGAAATGGCGTAATCGTGATCACAACGAAGAAAGGGAAATTGCGTCAGCCTTTTAAAGTACAGGCGAATATGAATCTCACCGTCGGCGCCAAACCTGATCTGTATTATAATAAGGCCTTCCTTCCTTCACCTGCATTTATTGATGTAGAGAAATACCTTTTTGATAAGGGATTTTATGATGATGATCTCACAAATAATTACAGTTATCCAGTTGTTTCTCCGGTAGTAGAGCTGCTGGATAAAAAGAGGAATGGCGTGATATCCGCCGCAGATGCAGATGCACAGATCAATCAGCTGAAGCAGTTTGATGTCAGGAAAGACTATGAGAAATATTTGTACAGGAATAGTGTGAATCAGCAATATGCGGTAAATATGAGTGCCGGCGGAGAGCATAGTGGGTATATGTTGTCTGTCGGATATGACAGGAACCTCAGTAATAAAGTAGGTGCAGCAACGGATAGGTTTACGATTAGCAATTATAGCACGTTTAATTTCTGGGACAGGGCGGAGTTGTCGACAGGTGTGTCGTTTGTGATGAATAAGTATGATGTGGGGTATTATGATGCATTAATACCTAATGGAGGAAAGAGTGCTTATTATCCCTATGCACGTCTGGCAGACGAGCAAGGGAAGGCGCTGGATGTACAAAAAGATTTCAGGTATAGTTTTATCAGTAATCTCCGTGAGGAAGGATTGCTGGACTGGACTTACCGGCCATTGGATGAGGTGAGATTTGCGGATAACATACAACGAAGCTATCATATCCGGTTAAATCCGGGATTGAAAGTACGGATAATTAAAGGGTTGGATGCAGAATTAAGGTATCAGTTTGAAAAGCAGTTGTCGAGAAAGGAAGAGTATTATAGTATACAGACATATGCCACGCGTAATATGATCAATCTTTTCACGCAGGTGGTGGATGGAGTGGTGACCCATCCGGTGCCGGTAGGAGGCATCCTGCAGAAGAATAACGGTGAGGTGACTGGTAATAACTATAGAGCGCAGCTGAATTTTAACAGGGATTTTGGGCTCCGGCATTCGGTGTCGGCTTTAGCAGGACTGGAACAGCGCGAGATTGTAACTGAAAGTAGCGATCAGATATTATATGGATATAGCAAGAATACCAAAACGTATAGTTCCGCATTGGATTATTCAAGATATTATGACGCATACATGTATCTGGGACCAGGTGGATACATAGCACCATCAGGGCCGCTCAGTCGTTATAATAATGAATATATCTCTTACTATGGAAATGCTGCTTATACATTAAACGGGAAGTATATTTTGTCTGGCAGTGCCAGAATGGATCAGAGTAATATATGGGGCGTAAATTTTAATCAGAAAGGTGTGCCTTTATGGTCAGCTGGAGTGAGCTGGGACTTGTCCAGGGAGCAATTTTATAAATGGAATTTATTTCCACTATTGAAACTACGTGCAACATATGGCTATAATGGTAACCTTGACCCTACTTTGTTTGGTAAATTCGTTGTAAGTTATTTGCAGAATAATACCCAGGTTGGTCTTCCCGCGGCCACTATTGTAAGCTATCCTAATCCGAATTTGAGATGGGAGCGGTCCGCAATGTTAAATACCGGAATTGATTTTGAAGTCAGAAATGGCATGTTACATGGTAGCATTGAATATTATAGAAAAAAAGGAACTGATCTCATTGGAGAACAGCTGATGCCGTTACAGTCAGGAGTAGGAATTATGAAGCTTAATTCTGCTGATATGAAGGGTGGGGGAGTTGATGTTGTGCTGACTACTGTCAATATGAACCGGCAGTTGGGCTGGGTGACAGATTTTCTTTTCAGTTATAACTGGGATAGAATTACCTCATATAAATTTGCTGTTCCTTTATATACGCTCCCAGGTACTGCGGATGGCACGGGATCAAGATTATTCCCAAATATTGGCAGACCTGTCTATGGTGTTTATAGTTATAGATGGGCTGGTCTTTCTGCTGAAAATGGAGATCCGACAGGCTACCTCGATGGGAAAATAAGTGATGAGTATGATAAAATACTGGCAAGTAACACTGATATTATTTATAATGGTCCTGCGCGGCCAGTAATATTTGGAGCTCTGCGTAATACTGTTTCGTTCAAAGGTATTACACTATCACTGAATGTGACTTATAAAATGGGATATTATTTCAGGCGTTCGGGAATATCTTATAGTAGTCTTTTTTATAACTGGGTTGGTCATCAGGAACTATTCTCCCGCTGGCAACAGCCCGGCGATGAGAAAAGAACGAATGTGCCATCAATGATTTATCCGGTCAATGCCAGCAGAGATAGATTTTATGAATATTCTGAAGCACGTGTTGAAAAAGGAGATCATATACGTTTGCAGGATGTGCGCATTGCTTATTCGCTTAATTCAGCACGGATGAAAAAAGCGGGGACGGCAGATATCCAATTATATTTATATGCCAACAATCTAGGGCTGATCTGGAAGGCAAATAACGCTGGACTTGATCCGGATTTTGTGGTCGGGTATACTGCTCCCCGCACTGTGGCTATTGGTTGCAAGGTAGAATTCTAA